DNA sequence from the Butyricimonas faecalis genome:
GACAGGAAAAGTTACCGTCATCAGCCACAGAAACAGGGTAAGAAAAGTGATTTTTCTGCTCATATAAACTTGAATTTATTATCTTTGTCTTCTCCAAAGGTAATAAATGCCATTCAGCGCCCAAAATATTACAAAAACTTTTTCTGTTGAAATACAGCGTTTTATAAAAAAATGTCGTTTGAGCACTTTTCAAATTGTCGTTAGAGCACCTTTTTGTCGAATTAGCACTTTTTTGTCGTTTGAGCACTTTTTGAAAATGGGTTTCTGAGACCTTTTTCAATGTTTTTTAGTACACAAATTATTCCCGATTTGCTTTTTTCCATTTGGCAGGCGTACATCCTTCCTTCTCGGAAAATAATTTGATAAAGTTACTGCGGGAAAGAAAACCGGAGGACTCAGCCAGCTTCTGTATATTGATTTCCGGATGCTCCTTCAGCATGTTTTTCGCATACTCCAACCGGAGACTGGTTATCCATTCGCGGAATGTCATTTTATACGTAGTCTTGATATAAGCGGAAAGATTGGTACGGTTGGTATGAAGCACATCTGAAAGCTCCTTTATGGTAAGGCCGGGCCGGATATAACCGTCCGCATCGATCCAACCTTTGATTTTTTTCGCCATTTCGGCATGGAAAAAAGGAGTATCCTGCCTCTGTGCCTGTTCCCGGTTTGTGGTGTCACACAGGTCTTCCTCTTCAGAAGTCATGCCATCCTCCATCGCGTTTTCCACCTGTTCGTAAAACAGCAGATAGTTCAGATAGCAAAGGAAGAGATAAATGTAGAACGGTACCGATGACAGAATCCAGATATAGATGTATTCATCAGGCAGGAATGTCAGCAGTCCGCATCCCACCCCGAATGTGACAGCCCAGTAGGTGAAAATGGAAAGCCATTTGATATAGGCACCGATGTCATCCGCACGGGTGTCATCGAAAATGCGGATGACCCTGTGATAGGCCCGGAGAAGCCTACGGGTCAAGAACAGCCCATAGATAACCAACCATGCGGCCAAGGCAAACATCACCGTTGTCTGTAAACCACCTTTTGGTAACAACAGCAGAACGATGCCGGAAAGGATGGAAAACAGTATCCATAGACAGATATGCGTCCGTAACCGACATTTGGTGATATAAAAGCGGTCAAGCAGAGTGGTGAGGGCCGAACTGAACAACCAGTAGCACAAAAAATAGGTGGACA
Encoded proteins:
- a CDS encoding helix-turn-helix domain-containing protein, whose amino-acid sequence is MEPSIYSYSLCIALPLMSFFGFYFLLAPTPEKAIFNNYLRSRRIMGVAILLLAANYSVHFFFGIRFKNTDAAILMNLSTYFLCYWLFSSALTTLLDRFYITKCRLRTHICLWILFSILSGIVLLLLPKGGLQTTVMFALAAWLVIYGLFLTRRLLRAYHRVIRIFDDTRADDIGAYIKWLSIFTYWAVTFGVGCGLLTFLPDEYIYIWILSSVPFYIYLFLCYLNYLLFYEQVENAMEDGMTSEEEDLCDTTNREQAQRQDTPFFHAEMAKKIKGWIDADGYIRPGLTIKELSDVLHTNRTNLSAYIKTTYKMTFREWITSLRLEYAKNMLKEHPEINIQKLAESSGFLSRSNFIKLFSEKEGCTPAKWKKANRE